The genomic interval TGGCTACCGGTAATAATTGTTGCATAAGAACGTGATGGTCATGCGACTTAAGTCCGTAAAGTTTCAAATCTGTGAGTGACACTAAACTTTGAATGTTCGATGAATAGCCTTCAGGTACTTTAATTTCTGATAGTACCTTACAAAAGCTCAATTTCTCAGCTCGTGTTAATGTATGACATGCGAAAGTTAAAAAGActtttttctctcctacttgAGGGGCTAACTCTGATCTAATGTTCAGTTCCACCAAATCTAATCGAGTTTTTATTCCATCATTCATTTTACCAGGAATATCAAGCAATGTACCAATAAGATTTGCACatacattcttttcaatgtgcaTCACGTCAAAACAATGTCACACGTCAAGATACTTCCACTATTCTAACTCgaaaagaaaagattttttcttccaataagttgAAGTGCTATCTCCACTGTTCTTTTCCTTGATAGTTTTCTTACCAAATAAATATTGATACttacttgtttctgcaagaatTTCTTCCCTATTCAATGGTTCTGGGACAAATTTTAATTCTTGTGCGCCACTAAAAGCTTTATTTTGTTTCCTATATGGATGATGGCAGGTAGAAACTTGTGATGCTCGAGATATgccatcttcttcccttttggtaAATAAGTGGATGAAGTATTCTCTCCACAAATTGGACATGCATGATATCCTTTAACCGTACAACCACACAAGTTACTATACACAGGAAAATCATTAATGGTCCAGAATAAAATGGCTTTAAGTATGAAACGTTGTTCTTCATATACATCGTAACATTCTACCCCatctttccaaagttttttcAAGTCTACTAACGGAgctaaataaacatctatgtcCTTTCCCGGTTGTTTAGGACCAAATATTAGTGCagtcaacataaaaaaatttcGCTTCATGCACAACCATGGTGGTAGATTGCACATCACTAACATCACTGCccaacaactatatctactACTAAGATCTCCATGTGGATTTACCCCATCTATCAACAGAGCAAGACAAAGATTTCTAGGTTCTGACCTAAACTTTGAccacaaattgtctattttttttcacgatagggcatctttgggatgttttaataaaccatctgtttctttttttttagcatgtcatgtcaataaacttgttgtttctttacttcgaaacattctttcaaatcttggaattggtgggaaataccacatgacttttgctgggatattcttagccctttcgtttaaatttttttgaagcttctacatgcatgaatcttctcgtacttcattccaagagtacccaacatcttttttgcttcataagtaaaagttggaatttcattaggactaggtaatatgtcatgaattaattccaacaacttGTGAAACTCTTAActccatccaaatttagctttcaaattatataactttaccaatgtagatattttggaaaaatttttacaatttgggtacaatggtttcttcgtatatctaataattcttcaaaattatcggattttccactaaaatagttattgtatgcagcctcaaacattccaattgtgttcatcaacatcaacaccatcctcatcaacttcgtctctttcactagtagacacattttcattgtttctcttaatcggtaatgattcaacgtgaaaaatccatgtctgataactttgatctataccattaaaaatAAGTGATCTCTTATTTTACTCATATTTAGAGTCTTTGCATTCacacacttcaaacatggacaactcatgacattcgatatatttgaattttgtagaccatttttaataaacatctcgacccctaaaccatactcagttgacattctattcattttcatccatgacttatccatgatcgtaaaatatgcaacttaatctacaaaaaaaaaaaaaaaaaaaaaaaaaaaaaacacaatagcAAGGAAcatttaaaagcataaaattatgatttttaaaatatgcaacatcaacaaatttagaacaaattgacttttaagataagcatcttataaatattgccttgtacttgttattaatgttgttatgaatcctttttgtgttgggtgcaccttctccacttgtcaaccttcttaaaacatgtccaatgcaatcttcatatcttccttccaaatccccaagaatcaaaaatttagccttacacgttaaacttgaacctaacaaatgaaaaacttcactcaaaATGATTTCATTATTGCTCAAATGAGTGAACTCAAAGATTCTAATTCAACTACTTTCCAAAAGAACCTTACTCTGAAATAGTTTAATTCTTATCTCAATTTAACATATGCAAACAATGAATCAACAATCCTAAAAAGAAAGTCTAAGAATTTAGACTATCATGTAATGTTTGCCCAATAATGGACGGCTTGAGGATAATTTCTTGTCATGAACCTACATATAAGAATCCATAACCTTTATTTTTTCACAGATTTATATATCATGATGGTATTTGTCAATAATTCACAAATTCAGCAAACGGTCTCATGATATGTAGATATGCTATGTGAAGATCCATCAAGGAAGAAATACCTACATTAACCTTTCGGAGTTCAGAAAACACATATCAAATACTCTGTTGTAAGTTAAAACCAGTTCATGTTTAAATGAATACCTCTTAGAAGACTAAGGACCCTTGTAAATCTTATAATATCAACAGAGTATTTGATTTGCAGCAGAGATGAGCAACGCGGCAGAGACGACCCACGACATAGGCAACCCACTGGCAAAGATGACCGACGACCCACTAGCAGAGACGACCCATGGCTACAGATCTAAACACTGATGCGATGGAGACTGATGGACGGGCGGCAAACGTGATGGAGACTGACGAAGACCGGCGGATGAACGGCGGACAACAATGGACGGATGGACAATTCGCACGGCCAAGGAGAGTTACGGTTTGGGTAAGAGAGAAATGGAAGGGGGTCGCGCGCGTGAGTGTCGAAATATAagaaagggtttttttttttaataaagtaagaaaaaaataattagacctttaatgtcggtttaaaaccaacattaaagcctatcttcaatgtcgatttaaaaccggCATTAAAGATTCGTTTTTTTTAacccgacattatacatccggtttcactttttccgacattaaagcctaaaATTCTTGTAATGGCTACTTTATTAAGATTCCGTTTAGAATTATTGtagttttttaaataattgttgatAGTCGTGCTTTTAGAAGTATCAATGGTGAAAGAAAGTAAAATAGTGTtcgataaattttaatttaaattagaaaaaactaGCTATGGTATTTGGTGAATTAATACTAAACTtatataatttagttatatgaatcaaactagagttattatttcaaatatttttgtctagataattaatttttaatttattttaaaatgtccATGATTTAAATTCCAACTAATTTTATTTGATctaaataatttgataaaagtttacaaaatatatcttttttgagtaaatgattaaaaaaataattcttataaaaatgaattaattaacatttaaaaatatatataacaaaatacattaatataaaaggatattattataatatatttagttAAACGATTAAAatgttaacaaattttcaaGTAAGCTAAATTTAAAAGCTAGTTTCTATTAGCTTTTACCTGTTAGTTAAAATTAGGAAGTAATTTtgtattaataaataatttattttaacaaaCAAGGTAGGTAGTTaagtatttattataattacTTTTTATGATTGCAAATGCAATTCAAAACGGAACATAATTCTTCCCACATAATTTTTTAACCTCTCATCTCAAActctcatttttaattttttttaacatttttctagGAACATAacttttttataaacaaatctCAAACATGTTTTGAATGATTTTAGTAGATTTTTTAAGATTCAATGcatgtacaatttttttttatatatttaaagctTATAATTTGAAACTTAATATGGTTAAATATATTAGATTTAgagtttaatttcattttttttagattcGCTGCTTAGATTTCAATTTCAATGTTACATTCATCGAACTGCATAAAATAATATTGGTgatcttttaattatttcaatattcattttgaaattctttacaatttttaaaattaattttaagctcacacaaaatttatttaatctttttgtGAATATCTCACGTTTATATATTGTTGTCCTCTCTTAATCCATCAGAAGTCAATGATGTTGGTtgacaaattttatttatttgcttcataatttatgttcattccaattaatcttaaatgaaataattaaaagatcactaatttttttatacttGAAGTATGATGGGAAATGAGTTCAATGAATGTAACATTAAAATATAAGCtgtaaatcttaaaaaaaaaaaaaaaactctaaaaaaaaaaaaaaaaacaaaatctaaaccctaaatcaatcatatttatgttaggattagtgtcctaaatctctttgtaatctcgtagtttgtaaatcttgtataaatatattattttgctaataaaataaatgatgttttataaacatatactcaatccaataaactaagatccgaggttatttcatttaatttaaataagtatgCAGAGACATACAATtggatcttatttaaataataaccaaaacggtttgtagtatatggataaggctgggtaccttattcttatgacactatggatacggtccgctttgtagatgttataagtgttgtaaagtgctacaaatgaaatgatcctgatcattcatatggagacatgtgagcaggggtatgttatacaaagagtttgtaaaagatcggaccacgaaatgattactctttatataacgccgttaataatagagacttacatttcactaggatgaccataggtgacatgacttaaatcctgagtgagttgtgaactcatgctcataaaggcggtcatttgatttgtatgggtgagagtggccagattgccaactcaacaagcctaccattttagggattcgtctaactGAGGAGCTAAGAAcgtagctacacaagacagaatttactccttcctcgatacagaggcaagtagataaattgctcccttaagagctgttttcgggtcttgaacatagtggtcacacttTCTCCTAGTCCGAgagagacttggtcatagtgggactatgacttattgttcattagaggaatcaatggtacttaaggagttagatgtaactacaggagcaaaacgataTTTTgctcaactatacttacgagcaatttgtaaagagtcattatattgttgattggttatatccaattgacaccgaaatttatttgtagtgcaaagagtgcagctattggtctttagtagagtgaccggaAGTTTACGGATgttggtaatttaattaaagagtttaattaattattcgagtACCGtgggagcttcaatctacaagtccataatgTCCTCTCTATagcaacagggatttaattgaggattaatttaaagtgttcaaattaattgaggaaattaattataattaattaaattgattatacatgtgatataattaatataatatatttgatacattataatttaaggtaacatgagaggaatttgaatatgattcaaatctATGAAGAAAGATACTTCATGTAAgacaaagaatcagtatcaaaCATGTATCGGATATTGATTCTTCAagatacttcccagatacgtatctgacatgcgatttgacatatctatactttcatatatttttcatatacgtatctgacatgcgatttgacgaatatatttttctatgcttttttttttttaagaaaaaaacaagtactcatctaatctttctcaatctaaaattaggcaacctatttaaaaaaattactactcaagtccaaaattaaaagaaaaaaaaagtaccaAACCCTATACTAGAATCatttaatcttcatcttcacattcgagtccccacaaagtctaccaaaatataaactatttagATATCTTCgacaataagttcttcgtttatcttcatacttctccctctaatcttcttctgtttttttgcaatatgagtcacttttttattgcattttgttaactatacttcaacatcttagatatttttttttttttttgtattgtatttcagcatttgtattctattttgtgctattgttattaacttgtatgctaaatttatctatatcctagatttttttaaagaaaaagaaaatgtatcttcaatgtatcagtattctcgtttttagaaatatatatattaaaaatatataaaaaaaaaattacgcaTCTTTAGACGTAtccatatcttagttttttagaaattgacgaatcgccgtatccgatcgtatccgtatcgtgtagccaTATCTGTGTTTGTGCTTCAtagattcaaataccaattatatgaatgagattcatgtaattaaatataaatatgatttatattgagaggaattaaatatttggacatgatccaaatatcaattatatggatgagattcatagaagtaaatttaatataaatgtgatttatattaaaattatcatgtattgttgagagaaaataaagtttatagtttatgttgtatttgatgcaatataaaactatagactacatgttatattttttataacatatagtgtatatatatataataaagtcgttattatatatatatatatatatatatatattgttttattttattaatttaattgaaattaattaaagggaagcAGTTACAACTTCTTTCCCTCATTCTCTCAATTACTGTACATGGGATTAAGTTGGTTGTAAATGATTCTACTTCTTGGATTGGCTCTGTGAGAAAGTTCTCTCCAAGAGAAAAGTTCAATGTAGAAACTTCTttctcctcctctccatctcctttccctcttccaagaaTTCAAGTAAAGctcacaactcttgcttgaatcctttatcTCAAGAAAATATAGTGGGTTCTCTGTCCATTCTTGTTTGAAGGAGATCCGTGTGGAGATAGAGATCCCTAAGTATTTgatttaaagcatgttgtaatcatataaatacatattttgttgttgttttattataaaactttatattcaatcaaaattgaattttggacGATCTTTGCTTCCGTTCAAAGgatctttttcttaaaatttcctttaatttaaccATATTGAGTTTCAAAATCTAAGctctaaatataaattaaaaacaattatacATGCACTAAATCAAAAATCTAATAAGATTATTCAaaacacattttaaaacatttctAAGATTATACACAATGTCCAATATGTTTTTGCCAAGAAATTATATtcttaaataaatctaaaaaaaactaaaaaaaaaaaaaaaaaaaactgacaaCGATAGTTTGAGAtgagagttaaaaaaaaaaatagtgttggAAGAGTTAGACTTAATTTAGAATTGCTATAGCttttaaataattgttgttAGCTCTAGTTTCTTAAAAATAAGCTATGAAAGGAAGTGTAATagtgtttgataaatttttaattttaaattagtaaaaaaaacaaGTTATAGTGTTACATAAACGAATACAACATTggtgtaatttaattatatgaactaAAGTAggcttattattttaattatttttacgataattagattataatttattatactatatattatttaaaaatttatatttgaatttcaactaaatttatttaatttaaattttttgataaaaatgtaagaaaaataattgttatataaaaattgaatcaattaatttaaaaatatatgtaaaaaatatattaatatggaagaatattaatataatgcattaggttaagaaagaagaagatttttagaaaaaaaatgaatctaAAGCTAATGTTGTGAGGTTTTACACATTAGTTAGAATTCAAAAGGTGATtctcatatattaattaataatttaatttatcgttaagttttttttacaaaattttacgTTGCAAACGTAATTCGAAATGGAACCTTAACAAGGTAATTGTATATTAAGGGAgagattaaaaaagaaaaaacgttGAGATGGGTTAAAAAAAAGAGTAAGTGAATTAAGGCTGTCCACGTGATATGTGCATGGGAAATTCGGTCTTTCCAAAAGCTTTAAATAAGTAAGGACAAAAAACTGTCCTATTTATGCAAATAATTTTCAGCTTACTTGTTTTTTTGCAAATATTTCTACAAACTACCCTATATTTATCCTGTGAACAAACTACAATCAACAACTTAAagtaacaaaattaaaagtagcATCAAATCTTTTTAGAAAGTTCACTTAAAATTACATAACAACCAAAAGTAACAAAACTTGGTCAGTAAAAAGATGCATCTAGACTCATCTCTACTTCTTTGCTTGAACACAAACtttggaataaaattttaaaaaaattgaaatagtttcaattctattaaataatttaaaagtataaacaaataattattatcaaaattaaagtAACTTATATAATTATTACAACTAAATGtataaaacttttcaaaatattaaaaaaataggaaaGCTTATAAACGAATCAGTTTAACTATTGTCTCACTTATACCACTTAAATACAACTTGAACTTAGAAACTATATTCTACTGTTAGTAACTCAAAActgcaaattgatttttgagTTGGTCTAGTCAATTCCTAGTTTTTAGTAAatagttgaagttatttttagttgtAGTCAAGTCTAAGTTCCTATTCTTGTGGAGTTAGTGGGATTAGTTGCTAACATTATGGAATCTATTTTTAGACTTAAGATATGTATTTATAAGGAGTTTTCTAGAATGAAATAAACACACttcccatttttctcatttccCTCTCATTAGTTAGCACAACAGCAGTATCAAAGCCCTCAATTCTTAAGGGATCTGTGAGTGAGAATCAGTTAAATATCTCGGAGAGAAACCGAGTGATATACCCGTGAGAGTTGTTAGAAATGGAATTAGGATCAAACAATCTTTCTTCATTGGCTCCACCTGTGTTTGATGGTGAAAACTATCAGGCATGGGCTATTAGAATGCAAGCCCACGTGGAGGGTTGTGATTATAGGGAAGCAATTGAGCAAGACTGTCAGATTGTTCCACTTCCTGATAACCCAACAATACATCAGATTGAGACTCACAAGGAGAGGGTCACCAGGAAGGCAAAAGCTCGAGCTTTCCTATATGCAGCTGTGTCTCCCGCCATATTCAACAGAATTATGCCCTTGAAGTCGACAAAGGAGATTTGGGAGTTCCTCAAAAGTGAGTATGAAGGTGATGAGATGATTAAAGGCATGAAAGTGTTGAACTTAGTTCGAAAATTCGAGAGAATGCAAATGAAGGATTCTGAGTCCATTAAAGAGTACTCAGATAAGTTAATTGGGATTTCTAACAAGGCAAGAGCATTAGAAACCAATTTTTCTGACAATAGATTGATTCAGAACATTCTAGTTTCAGTACCTGAGAGATATGAAGCAACCATTGCATCCTTAGAAAATACTAAAGACCTCTCCAAACTTAAGGTGATAGAAGTGGTTAGTGCTTGAAAGCACAAGAGCAGAGGAGGTTGATGAGACAAGAAGGAAGCATTGAGGGGGCATTTAAAGCTAGAGTGTAACAGGGAGAAGgtggaagagagaagaagagaagTGGCAGCAGTAGCTCAGAGTCTGCGGCAAAGGACACTGGTAGTACATGCAAGCAATGTGGGAAGCAGAATCATCCACATTTCAGATGCTATAGAAGGCCATATATGAAGTATAGAAGATGTCATTTATTGGGGCACATTGAAGGATTCTGTaaggaaacaaaaactcaaTAGCAAGGAGAAGCACATGTTGTAGTACAGCAAGAAGAAGATCAACTCTTTGTGGCTACTTGTTTCTCATCAGTCACTCAATGTGGTGGTTGGTTGGTTGATAGTGAGTGTACTAATCACATGACAAGTGACAAAGAGTTGTTCAAGGATCTTAATAAGTCATTCAATTCAAGGGTGAAGATACGAAACGGTGAGTATCTAGAAGTAAAGGGGAAGTGCACAGTGTCAATAAAGAGTTGTGTTGGAACCAAGTTGATTACTGAAATGTTGTTTGTCCCTGAAATTAATCAAAACTTGTTAAGCGTTGGTCAATTAGTAGAGAAGGGATTCAAAGTGttgtttgaagaaggaaaatgccTTATTTCTGATTCCAATGGGAATGAGTTGTTCAAAATAAAGATGCAGCATTAGAGCTTCTAGTTGGATCCACTCGAGAAGGAGCAGGTAGCTTTCAAGTGTCAAGTAAATGACACTGAGTTATGGCACAAAAGGTTGGGGCATTTTCATTAAAAAGGGTATGTACACGTATGGGGAATTGATTTTCTGAGACTTTTGCATCAATTGCAAGAATGGACAAAATCAGGTTGTTACTGGCTATGTCAGCCTAGCATGGATGGAAGGTGTATCAACTAGATGTGAAGTCAGCATTCCTAAATAGAGTGTTAGAAGAAGAGATCTATGTTGAGCAACCAGACGAATTCATCATACGAGGACAAGAGCATAAGGTTTATTTGTTGAAGAAGGCTCTCTACGGGTTGAAGCAAGCTCCTAGGGCATGGTACAGCAAGATGGATGATCACTTGTTGAAACTGGGTTTTTTATGAGTCGTTTTCAAGCTCTTAGGATCAAGTTAGGTGTTTGCAATATTTGAGTTAGGATGAGAATGTTAGTAACTCAAAACTGcaaattagtttttgagttggtctagtcaattcctagtttctaggaaatagttgaagttatttttagttgtAGTCAAGTCTAAGTTCCTATTCTTGTGGAGTTATGGGATTGGTTGTTAACATTATGGAATCTATTTTTAGACTtaagatatgtatttatatagagttttctaaaatgaaataaacacaCTTCCTATTTTTCTCATTTCCCTCTTATAGTTAGAACAACGTCTACAAATACGTCAATTCAACATgaaaacttaaaattcaattCAAACTTAGGcataattacaattttacccttacATCAATCTCTAATTCAACATAGATCTTCAACTTCAACGTGAAAACATTAATAGATTCAACTAAACTTAGAAACTACTCCCTACAATCAAACTATCCTTCACCTCCCCTCAAAACtttaatctcaaactcaatataatAATTCAACTCAAAGAACGTTACAACTAAAAATAATGAAA from Benincasa hispida cultivar B227 chromosome 10, ASM972705v1, whole genome shotgun sequence carries:
- the LOC120088925 gene encoding uncharacterized protein LOC120088925, giving the protein MELGSNNLSSLAPPVFDGENYQAWAIRMQAHVEGCDYREAIEQDCQIVPLPDNPTIHQIETHKERVTRKAKARAFLYAAVSPAIFNRIMPLKSTKEIWEFLKSEYEGDEMIKGMKVLNLVRKFERMQMKDSESIKEYSDKLIGISNKARALETNFSDNRLIQNILVSVPERYEATIASLENTKDLSKLKVIEVVSA